GCTTCGCGTATTCGGTCATGCGACGTCGTGCTTCTTCCGAGGTGAGGCCGTCGAAGGGGCCTGAGTGAATGAGTACGCCCTCGCCCTCATAGGCCTGCATCATATCCTCGAAGAGGATCGGGCGTCCCTCTTCATCGAGCGGAGCGATCACTTGTCGAATCGGCAGATCGTATTTCCGCGAGAACTCGAAATCCCGCTGATCGTGGGCCGGCACGGACATGATCGCTCCGGTCCCATATTCCATCAGGATGAAGTTCGCGATCCAAATGGGGAGGCGTTCGCCATTGAAGGGATTGCGAGCGAAAAAGCCGGTCGCCAGGCCTTCCTTCTCCGCCTCTTCGGAGGAACGGACGCGCCGATCCGTCTTCTCCAAGCGAGCGATGAATTCGAGTAGGCGATCGCGATCGGCGGAGGCTTCGGCCAGGCGTCGAGCCATTGGGTGCTCGGGCGCTAGCAGCACGGCATTGGCGCCATAGATCGTGTCGATGCGCGTCGTGAAGATCGAGATCGCCTCATCGCGTCCCTCGATAGGGAAGTCCACCGTTGCGCCGATGCTCTTGCCAATCCAATTGCGCTGCATGACGCGCACGCGTTCGGGCCATCCCTCGCCGAGTTCCTCCAGGCCCTGCAGCAGCTCCTCGGCATAATCGGTGATCTTCACGAACCATTGTTCGAGCGGCCGCTGTTCGACCGCCGAGCCGCATCGCCAACATCCTCCTTGCGCTTGTTCGTTAGAGAGGACCGTTTGGCATTGCGGACACCAGTTCACGGGCGAGAGCTTGCGGTAGACGAGCCCGCGCTCGTACATCTTGAGGAAGAACCACTGATTCCACCGATAGTATTCGGGCGTGTGGCTGGCGATCTCGCGGCGCCAGTCGTAGCTGATCCCCAGCCGACGCAATTGTTGCCGCATGTAGGCGATGTTCTCCTCAGTCCAAACCGCCGGATGAATCCCCCGCTTGATCGCCGCTTGTTCGGCCGGTTGCCCGAACGAATCCCATCCCATCGGGTGCAGGACGTTATATCCCTGCAGGCGTTTGTACCAAGAGAGGGCGTCGCCGATGGTGTAATTTCGGACATGGCCCATGTGGAGACGGCCCGAGGGGTATGGCAACATCTCCAAACAATAGAACTTTGGACGCGCGGGATCGGCTTCGACCTCGAACACCCGCTCTTGTTCCCATCGGGCTTGCCATTTGGCCTCGACCTCGTGCGGATAATACTTGGATTTCATCGTCGGTCGCCTCACGCGTGGTCTTCGCGCTTTTCGGAAGCTTTCATTATAAAATCTCCGCGGCGAGAGGGCAATGAAGGTGTCTCGCCGCGCCGCGCGCAAAATGTAGCGCCCTCGCGCTGAGCCGTCTCACCACTTCCCCAGCAGCATCGCCAGGCCGATGAGGATGAACGCCGCTGCGGCGATCTTCTGCAGATACTCTTCCGGGACATACCGCGTGAGGAGCGTTCCCCCCAAAACCCCGAGGAGCGTCACGACGGCCATGGCCAACGAAGCGCCGAGGAAGACGGCCAGAGGAGATTTCGTACGTGAGACCATGCTGATGGCCGTCAACTGCGTCTTATCGCCCATCTCAGCAAGCAAGATGAGAGCGAATGTCGTCACGAATGCATGCCAGTTCATGCGGTTTCTCCCCTCGCTTGAAGGATCTCGATCTCCGGACGAAAGGCTCCCCCCTTATTCGCACGGGGATTTCGCCCGCCTTCGCGCTTCGGAGGCGAATTGGCCTCATTGCGACTCCCGCTGCATTTGGCGGGCCACCTCTTCGGCGCGGGCGAAGACGCGCAGGAAGTTCTCGCCGAGGATCTTCTTGATGTCTCGCTCGCTGTAGCCACGCTTGAGAAGCTCATAGGTGATGAGCGGCAACTTCGAGCAATCGTCCAGTCCTTCGGGCAGACTGTCCACGCCATCGAAGTCCGAACCGAGGCCGACATGATCAATCCCCGCCACCTTAGCGATGTGGTCAATATGGTCGATCAAGCGGCTGAGCGGAGGACGCGGAATGGGATGCTCGCGAAAGAGTCGTTCGGTCTCCTGACGCAGCCGGACCGGATCGTTCGCGTAGCGAGCGCGCAACGCCTCTAATTGCGGGCGAAGCCGCTCGCGACGTTGTGCGAGGGCCTCGGCGTAGCTTTGATCCACGAAGAAGGAGCCGAAGGCGACCATGACCACGCCACCATTTCGGGCGAGGGCGCGCAGCATATCGTCGCTCATGTTGCGCGGGATGTTGGTCAAGGCGCGGGCCGAGGAGTGCGAGGCGATCACCGGGGCGCGCGTCGTCTCCAGGACGTCGTAGAAGGTCTTGTCCGAGACATGCGAGATGTCCACCAGCATGCCGAGCCGATTCATCTCACGCACGACCTGTCGGCCAAACTCCGTGAGTCCATTATGACGCGGCTCATCGCCAGAGGAATCGGCCCAGTTGTTCGTGTTCGTGTGTGTGAGCGTCATATAGCGGACGCCCAACCGGTAGAACATGCGGAGCGCGCCCAGACTGTCCTCGATGGCGTGTCCGCCTTCGATCCCCATGAGGACGGCGATCTTCCCCGCGCGAGCGATGCGGCGAATGTCCTCGCTCGAGAGCGCCAGCTCCAGCTCGTTCGGATATCGCTCCAAGGCTCGATAGACGACGTCAATCATATCGAGCGCGCGGCGAGCCGCTCCTCCCTCGCGGGCGTATCGCGCGGCGACGTAAATGGCGAAGAATTGAGCATCAATTCCCCCTTCCTTCATGCGCGGGATGTCCATGTGGCCGTCCGAGGCTCGCCGGCCGATATCGAAGCCTTCGTCGAGCATGCGCGAGGTCACGTCCGAATGCGTGTCCACGACGATGGCCTCGCGATGGATGCGTAACGCTTCTGCCCAGAGCTTGTCGTCCGAGGGCGATCGCTGTGACGAGTGGGTTGGGGGAAGCATCGTCCCAAGGACGAAGAGGGTGAGGAAGAGAATTCCGGCGATCTTGTTCCCCATCGTCGTCGCCTCCTTGCGTGGAATTATGCGAGCATCGGATCCGTCGCCTCTTGGCTGAGGACGCGCAAGAATCGGCGCCGGCCCACCTGGAGCACGAACTCCGATCGCACCACGATATGGGCGCGGGGATCGGCGATGCGCTCGCCGTCCACATGCACACCTCCCTGTTCGATGAGGCGTTGCGCTTCGCGTCGGGAGGGCGCCAAGCCCGCCTGCACGAGCAATCGGGCGAGTTCCACCCGATCGCCCACGGAGGCCGAGAGGCGAAAGATCGGCATTTCGCTCGGAAGACCTCGCTCTCGGAAGACGCGGTTGAACTCCTCCTCGGCGCGACGGGCGGCCTCTTCGGAATGGAACTCGGCGACCAAACGGCGCGCCAGTTGCGCTTTCACATCGCGCGGATTCAGGCTGCCGGTCTCGGCCTCCGCCCGCCAACGGGCCAGCTCCTCCGCGGGCACGTCGGTCAACAGCTCGTAGTACGTCCACATCAGCTCGTCCGAGATGGACATGAGCTTGCCGTACATCTCCTCCGGTGGCTCGGTGAGGCCGATGTAGTTGCCATACGACTTCGACATCTTCTGCACGCCATCGGTGCCCACCAATAGCGGCACCGTCATGATGACCTGTGGTTCTTGGCCGAATTCGCGTTGGAGATCGCGCCCGACTAAGAGGTTGAACTTCTGGTCCGTCCCGCCCAGCTCGACGTCCGCTTGTAGCACGACCGAGTCGTAAGCCTGCGCGACGGGATACAGCAGCTCGTGAAGGCTGATGGGGGAGCCATCGCGCAAGCGCTTTTGAAAGTCGTCCCGTTCGAGGATTTGAGCCACGGTCACTTTCGCCGTCAGGCGAATCCAATCTTCGCTGCGCAGCGCGCCGAGCCATCGGGAGTTGAATTCGATCACCGTCCGTTCGGGATCGAGGATTTTGAAGACCTGTTGCTTGTACGTCTCGGCATTGGCTTCGATCTCCTCGCGCGAGAGCGGCGGACGCGTGATGGAACGTCCCGTGGGATCGCCGATCATGCCCGTGAAGTCTCCGATCAGGAAGATGACCGTGTGTCCCAGTTGCTGAAACTGTCGGAGCTTGCGAAGGACGACCGTATGGCCGAGATGCAGGTCCGGAGCCGTTGGATCAGCGCCGAGCTTCACGCGGAGCGGACGTCCGGTCGCTCTCGAGCGCTCCAGCTTCTGTCGCAGATCCTCCTCGCGAATCAGATCCACGACGCCGCGCTTCAGATAGGCGAGTTGCTCCTCGATGGTCATGTCCGCTCGCATCGCCGATCCGCTCCCCTTTCGCGAAGAGGGGTAGTTTAGCACCGATCGTGCGATTTCTCCATCGAAGCGGCGCGCTTGGGCGCCGATGCGCTTCGGGAGTATAATTCCCGTCGGAATCCGCGTGGAGGGCAGACCATGCGGCGCGCGACGATGAGCGGCTTGCTGGTGATCCTCGTGCTGGGGATCGGGGGATATGCCGTCATCTCGCGCGTGCGACGGGAAGGAGCAGCCATGTGTCAGGTCTGCTCTCGTCCGATCCATCGCGGACAGATGTTCGTGCTGCAGCTAGACAATGGAAAGCGCGAGCGCACATGTTGTCCGCGCTGTGGCCTCCATTTCGAGCAGCGTGCGCCCGAGCGCGTGCGCGCGGCCTGGGCGACGGATTTCGCCTCCGGGCGATTGATCGAGGCCGAACGAGCCGTTTACGTAGAGGGGAGCGACATCATGACCTGCTGCCGTCCGACGCCGCTGCGCGAACCGGGCATCGTGTACGAACGGCATTGGGATCGGTGTTTGCCGAGCCTCATCGCGTTCGAGCGAGAAGCCGACGCGCGCGCTTTTCAGGTGGAACACGGAGGCCGCGTGCTCACCTATCTTGAGAGCATGACGAGCGTGCGAGAGCGATAGGGGATGGGCATGTATCTCTATCTCGTCCAACATGCCGAGGCGAAGCGAGAGGAAGAGGACCCCGCGCGCCCATTGACGGAGCGGGGATGGGCGGACATCCGTAAGATCGCGGCCTTTCTGGAAGCGCGCTCGTTGCCGCCGCTGCGGGTGATCTATCACAGCGGCAAGACGCGCGCGGCGCAGACGGCGGAAGTCCTAGCTGGTGCGCTTAAGCCCAGTGACGGGTGCCAAGCGACCGATGGTTTAGATCCACTCGCCGATCCGACCATCTGGCTCGAGCGGGTGAACGCCGCGAGCGAAGATCTCATGCTCGTCGGGCATCTGCCACATTTGGATCGCTTGAGTGCGCGGCTGCTCTCTGGCGGAACGATCGGCGAAGGCCTCGTCGCCTTCCGCATGGGCGGGATCGTCTGCCTGCAGCGAGAGGGGACGACCTGGCGCGTGCGCTGGATGATCGTCCCGGAGCTGTTGTGAAGGAGGGATTATGCGAAGGGAATGGATGACGGTTCCGCGCGAGCTCCATGGGGACGGGCGCTTCCTCCTGCCCCGGAAAGAGTTCACGCCTGCCTACTTGCGCACATATGAGGAGGGGCGCTTGAAAGAGAAAGTCGAAGAAGCGCGCGAGCTGCTGCGCTCCTGCACCGTGTGCCCGCGCGACTGTCGGGTGAACCGTTTGGAGAATAAATTCGCCGTTTGTCGGAGCGGCCGTTGGGCGCGCGTCTCCAGTGCTTTCCCTCACTTCGGCGAGGAGGACTGCCTGAGAGGATGGAACGGCTCGGGGACGATCTTCTTCGCCTTTTGCAACCTTCGCTGCGTCTTCTGCCAGAACTGGGAGACGAGTCAGTTGGGGGAGGGGGAGGAAGTCACTCCCGAAGAGCTGGCGATGCTCATGCTCCGCTTGCAAGCGGAGGGGTGCCACAACATCAACTTCGTGACGCCGGAGCACGTCGTGCCTCAGATTTTGGAAGCATTGCCCCTGGCCATCGAGCGCGGATTGCGCGTGCCATTGGTGTATAACACGAGCGGCTACGATAGCCTCGATAGCATTCGCCTGATGGACGGCATCGTGGACATCTACATGCCTGATTTCAAGCTCTGGAATTCTGAGCCTGCGCGGAAGTACTTGCTCGCCCGGGATTATCCGGAGGTCGCGCGTCGCGTGATTCGCGCCATGCATGAACAGGTCGGGGAGCTGCGCGTGGATGAGGATGGCATTGCGCGGCGCGGCGTCCTGGTGCGCCATCTCGTCATGCCGGGCTTGCTCGACGATACGCGGGAGATCCTCCGGTATCTCGCCGAGGAGATTTCCCGCGACACCTACGTGAACATCATGGATCAATACCGTCCGGCGTGGAAGGCGCGCACGGACGATCGCTTTCTGGAGATCAATCGTCGAATCACCCAAAAGGAGCTAGAGCAAGCGTTCGCGTATGCGCGCGCGGTCGGCCTCTGGCGCTTCGACGTCCGCTGGCGATGGGTCGCCGTCCGCGTCGTGTGAAGGGCCGGGCGTCTTTGGAAGCCGTGAGTTGCCCGGCCGCTGGGCGCGCTCAGAGATTGGCCGGCTTCTCCGTGAGCCTCACCGGGAGCGTCATGCGCTGTCGTCCCCGATAGATGGTGACGTTGACCGTATCCCCGGGACGAAAGCGCATGAGTATGCGCGAGATGTCGTCCACGGAGTTGACCTTCTCCCCGTTTATCTCGACGATGATGTCTCCACCCAGGTAGAAGAGGCGGCCGCGAATGCGCACCGGTTGGTTCCCGCCGCGAATCCCCGCGCGATCTGCCGATTCCCCGGAGATGACTTGCGAGACCAACACGCCCGAGCGCACGGGCAGTCCCAATTCGTCGGCCAGGGCGGAGACGGGGATGGGGAAGACATCAATCCCGAGCCATGGCCGGCGCACCCGCCCGTAGGCGATGAGATCGGGGACGATGCGCCGCGCCAGATTGATCGGAATGGCGAAGCCAATCCCCACACTCCCTCGCGAGGGAGAGAGAATAGCCGTATTCACGCCGATCATCTCGCCCCGCGAGTTCAAGAGCGGCCCGCCGGAATTCCCTGGATTGATCGAAGCATCGGTTTGAATCGCCCCCTCGATCAAGCGTCCGTTCTCAGCGCGCAAGGGACGCCCCAGGGCGCTGATGATTCCTCGAGTGAGCGTCTGGCCGATGCCGAAGGGATTTCCGATGGCCAGTACCTTCTGGCCGACGGCCAGTTTATCCGAATCGCCCATGCGCACGACGGTCAGCTTCTCGCGCGGCGCATTGATCTTGATGACGGCCAGATCCGTATCGGGATCACCGCCTACGAACGTCGCTCGATATTCGCTCCCATCAGCTAAGGTGACGAACAGTTGCCGTGCGCCTTCGACGACATGATAGTTCGTCAGGATGTGGCCCTGCGCATCAATGATCGAACCAGAGCCACTGCCTTCTTCAGGATAGATGGCGAAGAAGTCTTGCACGAGTGTGACCGTGCGGATATTCACGACGCCGGGCGAAACGGCCTTGTAGATCTCGATATTGTTCCGCTCGTCCTCGGTGAGCGCCGTCGGGCCAGAGGACGCTTGCGGAAGATCGAACGTCGGGGGCGATCCGAACAAACTCGCCGGCCGGTCCACCCATCGTTGATAGCCGATGAACAGACCGACGGCGATCACTCCCGAGAGAATGCCAATGAGCAAGAGATGTCGAATCGAGAGCTGATTCATCGTCGCGCCTCCTCTGTGAGCCTCATCAGAATTCTCAATTATCCGCTTCGGCGAGCCGATGAGCAAATCGCGCATCGTGCGAATTTGCGTGCGGTGACAGCGGGGGCTAGACTACTACTTGATCCGCGCGAGGAGAATCGAGGAGGGGAGGTCGAGGGATGTTGCGAACGCAATCGTCCGAATGGTTTCGTCGAGCGGTGCAGGTGATCCCCGGCGGAGTCAATAGTCCCGTGCGCGCGTTTCGCGCCGTCGGCGGAGAGCCGCTTTTCATTCGTTCGGCATACGGAGCGTACCTCGAAGATGCCGATGGGAACCGCTTCATTGACTATGTGGGCTCTTGGGGGCCGATGATCCTTGGCCATGCGCATCCGGAAGTGGTGCGAGCGCTCGAGGAGGCCGTGCGGCGAGGGACGTCCTATGGCGCGCCGACCGCTTGGGAGGTGGAGATGGCCGAAGAGATTCGCGAAGCGCTGCCCTCTATCGAGAAGGTGCGGATGACCAACTCGGGCACCGAAGCGACCATGAGCGCCATTCGGTTGGCCCGCGCCGTCACTGGGCGTCGCAAGATCGTGAAATTCGAGGGCTGTTATCATGGCCATGCCGATGCGCTTCTGGTGCGCGCTGGGTCTGGCGTCGCGACCTTGGGCCTCCCCGATAGCCCAGGGGTGCTTCCCGAACTGGCCGCGCAAACCCTCGTCATCCCATTCAATGATGAGAACGCATTGCAGGAGACGTTCGACGCGCACGGGCCGGACATCGCTGGCGTGATCCTAGAACCGGTCGTGGGAAACATGGGCTGCGTTCTTCCGAGGCCCGGCTTTTTGTCGAAAGTGCGCGCGTTGACCGAGCGACATGGCGCACTCCTCATTTTCGATGAAGTGATGACGGGGTTTCGCGTGGGATATCACGGCGCGCAGGGGCTCTATGGCATTCGCCCCGATCTGACGTGTTTGGGGAAGATCATTGGCGGCGGGCTGCCCGTTGGCGCTTTCGGTGGACGGGAGGAGATCATGCGTTGGGTCGCTCCCGAAGGACCGGTCTATCAAGCGGGCACGCTCTCGGGGAATCCGTTGGCTATGGTGGCCGGACTCACGACGCTGCGCATTCTCAAGCGCGAGCGGGAGACGCTCTATCCGCGGCTCGAACGCCTGACGGCCCGCTTGGCCGAGGGAATCCAAGCGGAGGCCGAACGTTGCGGCGTGCCCGTTCGGGTCAATCACATCGCGTCAATGCTGTCAGTCTTCTTCACTGATCGCGAGGTCACGGATTGGGCCTCGGCGGCTTCGAGCGATCGGGAGCGCTTTCGGAGGTTTTTCCATGGGTTGTTGAAGCGAGGGATCTATTGGCCGCCTTCACCATTTGAGGCAGCCTTTGTGAGCGCGGCACATGGTGAGGCGGAGATCGAGGCGACGCTCAACGCCGCGCGCGATGCGCTTCGCGAGATCGCGCAATCGGAGGCGTAAAGCGAGCACGCGTGGCCCAGGGCCGAATTGGGAGGTCCGTCTCGGAAAGATCCTCGAGCCGGAGATTGGTGCGCGCTCCGCACACCTTGATTCGCCAGGTTCGAGGAAGCCGCATTGGCAGAAGGGGACGAATCCTGACGGGTGGTCTTTCGGACGCTCACCTCCTCGCTTCGGAATACGCCATCGGAAGAATCGCGAGGAACACGCGACCCCCTGACGACTGACTTTTTCCTGGCAAGCGGGGGAGCAACGCGGAGAAATCGCCCCTTGGGCTCGCGCGGTGGTATACTTTGGTCGCGTCGTGAGACTTCGGAGTTGGAGGAGGGGGGATATGACATCGCGCGTCATTCGAGCCCCACGCGGTCGCGAGTTGACGTGCAAGGGCTGGCATCAAGAGGCCGCCCTGCGCATGTTGATGAACAATCTCGATCCCGAGGTGGCGGAGAAGCCCGATGAGCTTATCGTCTATGGAGGAGCTGGGAAGGCCGCACGCAATTGGGAATGTTTCGAAGCGCTCGTCCGCTCCCTGCGAGAGTTGGAGAATGACGAAACGCTCCTGGTGCAGTCGGGCAAACCCGTCGGCATCTTCCGCACGCACGAGTGGGCGCCGCGCGTGCTCATCGCGAATGCGAATCTCGTGCCCCATTGGGCGACGCTCGACGAATTCCTGCGCTTGGAGGCCATGGGCCTCATCATGTACGGGCAGATGACGGCGGGGAGTTGGATTTACATCGGGACGCAAGGCATCGTGCAGGGAACGTTCGAAACCTTCGCCGCTGTAGCCGAGCGGCATTTCGGTGGGGATTTGCGCGGGCGGCTCGTCGTCTCCGGAGGAATGGGGGGGATGGGCGGCGCGCAACCCCTAGCGGCCACGATGAACGGGGCGGCTTATTTGGGCATCGAGGTGGATCCCGCGCGCATTGAACGGCGCATCCGCACGGGCTATTGCGATCGCATGAGCTTCGATCTGGAGGAAGCGCTGCGCTGGGTATTGGAGGCCAAGGCGCGAGGCGAAGCGCTCTCGGTCGGATTGGTCGGAAATTGCGCCGAGGTCTTGCCTGAACTCGTGCGGCGGGGCATCGTCCCCGATGTCCTCACCGATCAAACGAGCGCTCATGATCCGTTGAACGGCTATATCCCGGCTGGCCTGAGCGTCGAACAGGCGGCGGAGTTGCGCCGTACGAATCCGTCGGACTACATCAAGCGCGCGTATGATTCGATCGCCCGACATGTCGAAGCCATGCTCGCGCTCAAACGCCAGGGGGCCGTCACGTTCGAGTACGGCAACAACATTCGCAAGCAAGCGGAGTTGGCGGGCGTGAAGGACGCTTTCGAGTTCCCCGGGTTCGTCGTCGCCTACATTCGGCCGCTCTTCTGTCAGGGACGAGGGCCATTCCGTTGGGTGGCGCTCTCGGGCGATCCCGAAGACATTCGCAAGACGGATGAATTGGTGCTGGAGCTATTCCCCGAAGATCGTATCTTGCGCCGTTGGATCACGCTCGCGCGCGAGAAGGTGAGATTTCAAGGATTGCCGGCGCGCATCTGTTGGCTCGGCTACGGCGAACGCGCCGAGTTTGGATTGGCCATTAATGACCTGGTGCGCGAAGGAAAGCTCTCGGCCCCCATCGTCATCGGTCGCGATCATCTCGATTGCGGATCGGTCGCGTCTCCATATCGCGAGACCGAGGGGATGAAAGACGGCAGCGATGCGATTGCCGATTGGCCGATCCTCAACGCGTTGCTCAATACGGCGTCCGGCGCTTCGTGGGTCGCCTTCCATCACGGCGGGGGTGTGGGCATCGGATACAGTCTGCACGCCGGACAGGTGATCGTCGCCGACGGGACGCGGGAGGGCGCCTTGAGGCTCGAGCGCGTGCTCACGAACGATCCGGGGATCGGCATCGCGCGTCATGCTGATGCTGGGTACGAAGAGGCCATTGCGAC
This portion of the Blastocatellia bacterium genome encodes:
- a CDS encoding nitrous oxide reductase accessory protein NosL; its protein translation is MRRATMSGLLVILVLGIGGYAVISRVRREGAAMCQVCSRPIHRGQMFVLQLDNGKRERTCCPRCGLHFEQRAPERVRAAWATDFASGRLIEAERAVYVEGSDIMTCCRPTPLREPGIVYERHWDRCLPSLIAFEREADARAFQVEHGGRVLTYLESMTSVRER
- a CDS encoding trypsin-like peptidase domain-containing protein → MNQLSIRHLLLIGILSGVIAVGLFIGYQRWVDRPASLFGSPPTFDLPQASSGPTALTEDERNNIEIYKAVSPGVVNIRTVTLVQDFFAIYPEEGSGSGSIIDAQGHILTNYHVVEGARQLFVTLADGSEYRATFVGGDPDTDLAVIKINAPREKLTVVRMGDSDKLAVGQKVLAIGNPFGIGQTLTRGIISALGRPLRAENGRLIEGAIQTDASINPGNSGGPLLNSRGEMIGVNTAILSPSRGSVGIGFAIPINLARRIVPDLIAYGRVRRPWLGIDVFPIPVSALADELGLPVRSGVLVSQVISGESADRAGIRGGNQPVRIRGRLFYLGGDIIVEINGEKVNSVDDISRILMRFRPGDTVNVTIYRGRQRMTLPVRLTEKPANL
- the hemL gene encoding glutamate-1-semialdehyde 2,1-aminomutase; protein product: MLRTQSSEWFRRAVQVIPGGVNSPVRAFRAVGGEPLFIRSAYGAYLEDADGNRFIDYVGSWGPMILGHAHPEVVRALEEAVRRGTSYGAPTAWEVEMAEEIREALPSIEKVRMTNSGTEATMSAIRLARAVTGRRKIVKFEGCYHGHADALLVRAGSGVATLGLPDSPGVLPELAAQTLVIPFNDENALQETFDAHGPDIAGVILEPVVGNMGCVLPRPGFLSKVRALTERHGALLIFDEVMTGFRVGYHGAQGLYGIRPDLTCLGKIIGGGLPVGAFGGREEIMRWVAPEGPVYQAGTLSGNPLAMVAGLTTLRILKRERETLYPRLERLTARLAEGIQAEAERCGVPVRVNHIASMLSVFFTDREVTDWASAASSDRERFRRFFHGLLKRGIYWPPSPFEAAFVSAAHGEAEIEATLNAARDALREIAQSEA
- the tyrS gene encoding tyrosine--tRNA ligase, yielding MRADMTIEEQLAYLKRGVVDLIREEDLRQKLERSRATGRPLRVKLGADPTAPDLHLGHTVVLRKLRQFQQLGHTVIFLIGDFTGMIGDPTGRSITRPPLSREEIEANAETYKQQVFKILDPERTVIEFNSRWLGALRSEDWIRLTAKVTVAQILERDDFQKRLRDGSPISLHELLYPVAQAYDSVVLQADVELGGTDQKFNLLVGRDLQREFGQEPQVIMTVPLLVGTDGVQKMSKSYGNYIGLTEPPEEMYGKLMSISDELMWTYYELLTDVPAEELARWRAEAETGSLNPRDVKAQLARRLVAEFHSEEAARRAEEEFNRVFRERGLPSEMPIFRLSASVGDRVELARLLVQAGLAPSRREAQRLIEQGGVHVDGERIADPRAHIVVRSEFVLQVGRRRFLRVLSQEATDPMLA
- a CDS encoding TMEM165/GDT1 family protein; this encodes MNWHAFVTTFALILLAEMGDKTQLTAISMVSRTKSPLAVFLGASLAMAVVTLLGVLGGTLLTRYVPEEYLQKIAAAAFILIGLAMLLGKW
- a CDS encoding radical SAM protein encodes the protein MRREWMTVPRELHGDGRFLLPRKEFTPAYLRTYEEGRLKEKVEEARELLRSCTVCPRDCRVNRLENKFAVCRSGRWARVSSAFPHFGEEDCLRGWNGSGTIFFAFCNLRCVFCQNWETSQLGEGEEVTPEELAMLMLRLQAEGCHNINFVTPEHVVPQILEALPLAIERGLRVPLVYNTSGYDSLDSIRLMDGIVDIYMPDFKLWNSEPARKYLLARDYPEVARRVIRAMHEQVGELRVDEDGIARRGVLVRHLVMPGLLDDTREILRYLAEEISRDTYVNIMDQYRPAWKARTDDRFLEINRRITQKELEQAFAYARAVGLWRFDVRWRWVAVRVV
- the sixA gene encoding phosphohistidine phosphatase SixA, translated to MGMYLYLVQHAEAKREEEDPARPLTERGWADIRKIAAFLEARSLPPLRVIYHSGKTRAAQTAEVLAGALKPSDGCQATDGLDPLADPTIWLERVNAASEDLMLVGHLPHLDRLSARLLSGGTIGEGLVAFRMGGIVCLQREGTTWRVRWMIVPELL
- the hutU gene encoding urocanate hydratase, with translation MTSRVIRAPRGRELTCKGWHQEAALRMLMNNLDPEVAEKPDELIVYGGAGKAARNWECFEALVRSLRELENDETLLVQSGKPVGIFRTHEWAPRVLIANANLVPHWATLDEFLRLEAMGLIMYGQMTAGSWIYIGTQGIVQGTFETFAAVAERHFGGDLRGRLVVSGGMGGMGGAQPLAATMNGAAYLGIEVDPARIERRIRTGYCDRMSFDLEEALRWVLEAKARGEALSVGLVGNCAEVLPELVRRGIVPDVLTDQTSAHDPLNGYIPAGLSVEQAAELRRTNPSDYIKRAYDSIARHVEAMLALKRQGAVTFEYGNNIRKQAELAGVKDAFEFPGFVVAYIRPLFCQGRGPFRWVALSGDPEDIRKTDELVLELFPEDRILRRWITLAREKVRFQGLPARICWLGYGERAEFGLAINDLVREGKLSAPIVIGRDHLDCGSVASPYRETEGMKDGSDAIADWPILNALLNTASGASWVAFHHGGGVGIGYSLHAGQVIVADGTREGALRLERVLTNDPGIGIARHADAGYEEAIATARAKGVKIPMLT
- a CDS encoding membrane dipeptidase; the encoded protein is MGNKIAGILFLTLFVLGTMLPPTHSSQRSPSDDKLWAEALRIHREAIVVDTHSDVTSRMLDEGFDIGRRASDGHMDIPRMKEGGIDAQFFAIYVAARYAREGGAARRALDMIDVVYRALERYPNELELALSSEDIRRIARAGKIAVLMGIEGGHAIEDSLGALRMFYRLGVRYMTLTHTNTNNWADSSGDEPRHNGLTEFGRQVVREMNRLGMLVDISHVSDKTFYDVLETTRAPVIASHSSARALTNIPRNMSDDMLRALARNGGVVMVAFGSFFVDQSYAEALAQRRERLRPQLEALRARYANDPVRLRQETERLFREHPIPRPPLSRLIDHIDHIAKVAGIDHVGLGSDFDGVDSLPEGLDDCSKLPLITYELLKRGYSERDIKKILGENFLRVFARAEEVARQMQRESQ